The Paenibacillus sp. FSL H7-0357 nucleotide sequence GTCTCATGGCCCCTCCGGTGTCCGGTGAGCCATAACAGATTCATTACCCTGCATTTGAACTCGCCTGCATGAAGCGGCTTCTTCAAGTATTCATTGCCGCCCGCCTCAAAAGCCGCAACTACCTCTCCTTCCGAATTGCCGCCGGATATGACTACTACTGGCAGAAACACGCCCCGTTCTCTAAGATCCGCAATAATTCCCCATCCCTCCCATCCTCGGGCATCGTACAGCTCTGTTAAGAGCAGTACGGGCTCCTCTCTGGACAGCATTAAGCGAAGATCTTCAAGATCTCCGCTTAATGCTGTTTGCAGTCCAAGCTCATGCAGAGTGAGCTCAATGAATTGATGCTCCTCTTCTCTCCTGGTTCTGTCTTCCGCAGATTCTTTACTGCCAAGGACTGCCCCGGGCGCAAACCATACGACTACCTCATTCATGGACATCCCCGCCTCACTCATCGTTCGATAGCGGCCGCACGGCCGCAGATATTCATTAGATTTCCCGCAAAGCAAAGAGACCATTCCTCAGAAATGGTCTCTTTGCTGACTTCTATTAACAATTATTTCACAAAATCAATCTCCTGAAAGCCCGCCACCTCAGTGTCCCAGCGTTCACGCACAAAAGCCTGATGACTGGGGTGATTATTATAGGCCTCGTAAGCCTCCTGATTATCGAACTCCATCGAGAAGCCAAAGTCATATTCACATTTGGCACTCACCTGGCGCAGCACCTCAAAATTGCGCACCACCGGAATAGCGCTGAGAATATCCTCTCCGGCTCTCAGAAATGCCGCTGTTTCCTCAGAATTTACCGGATGTTTTAACGTAAAGATTGCCATGTGACGGATCGTTCCATTGTTCATTCTATCCTCTCCCCTTCATTATCCGAAATACCGGTGATAAAAGCTGCGGGCTGCTGCAATATCACTGGTTCCATGAATCAAAGCTCGTCCATCAGTGAAAATGACCATGCGGTAAGGCCCATCCGTATAGGAGACAAGATAAGGATTGCTCTCTACCTTGCCGGCCCCCAGTCTGGACAGCCGGTCTGCCGTTTCCTGCAGATTCAGCTTCTGCCGCCGCGCCGGACGGATCTGCACGGTGTCCCGGCCACAGAGCACATCGCTCCGTTCCGTATTCGCCGCTGTCAGATAAGGATAAACCGGCTGGCTGCCGCAGGACGGACAATCACTCTTCTTGGCAGCTTTGACACCGATCTCCTGATGTTCATTACGCCACACATCAAAGGTCAGCAGCTTGTTGCGAAGCTGTTCCTTCCGTCCTCCGAGCAGCTTCAGCGCCTCCGCTGTAGCGTTAGCAGTAACGAGCTGCACTGCCTGCGGCAGAATCCCCGCCGTATCACAGGTATCCCCACCCAGAGGTATAGTCCCCAGCAGGCAGTTCAGACATGGTGTTTCTCCAGGCAGTATCGTATAGGTAATACCATAGCTGCCTACGCAGCCCCCATAGATCCAGGGAATGCCGTACTTCATCGCCATATCATTTATAATTAGCCGGGTATCAAAGTTATCAGTACCATCCATGATGAGGTCCACGCCGTGAAGCAGGCTTTCCAGTTCTTCGGCACGCACATCCAGCACATGCGCTTCAACCTTTATTTCGGAATTGATGTTCTCCAGTCTGGCTTTGGCCGCTTCCGCTTTGGGCATACGCCCGATAGCGTCCTCCTCGGTGTACAGCTGCTGGCGCTGCAGATTGCTCCACTCCACATAATCACGGTCGGCAAGAATCAGGCGTCCCACTCCGCAGCGCGCCAGTGTCTCGGCAATCCCCGTGCCAAGCGCTCCAGCTCCAACAATAAGTACGCTGGAACGTGCTAGGCCCTGCTGCCCCTCTATCCCGAAAGGTGTAAAGCGTACCTGGCGTGAATATCGTCCATCCCGGCCTGAAGAATGGACAGCAGACTCTTTTTCATGTTCATTATGGCTCATCCCGGAAACAACCCCCCATATTTAAAAGCCGGGGAACAGCACCAATAACATTGCTCTTCCCCGGACTTTGAAATTCAACTATACAGATTGCGCCGACCACTGCTCAACATCCCAAGTCTTTGTCACCCAATCTTCGTAGAAATCAGGTTCATGAGATACGAGCAGAATGGTACCTTTGTATTCCTGCAGGGCACGCTTCAGCTCTGCTTTGGCGACGATATCAAGGTGATTTGTAGGCTCGTCGAATAAAATCCAATTGCTTTCGCGCATCATCAGCTTACATATACGCACCTTAGCCTGTTCCCCACCGCTCAACATGCTCAGCGGACGGGTAATATGCTCATTTTTCAATCCGCAACGGGCCAGATGGGCGCGCACTTCATGCTGATTGAGACTGGAAAATTCATTCCAGACATCATCAATCGGTGTAATGTTAGCAGCCTTAACCTCCTGCTGGAAGTAGGCAGAACTGAGGAAATCACCCAAGTACGTTTTTCCGCTGTAAGCGGGAAGCACGCCGAGTATCGTCTTCAGCAGCGTGGATTTACCTACACCGTTGCAGCCGACAATTGCAATCTTCTCCCCGCGTTCAATCGTCATATTCAGCTTTGGCAGCAGCGGACGGTCGTAGCCAATCTCGAAGTCGATGCCTTCAAATACAGTCTTGCCGCTGGCCCGGCTTTCCTTGAACGAAAACGTCGGCTTGGCCGCTTCTTCTGGACGTTCAATCCGTTCCAGACGGTCGAGCTGCTTCTCACGGCTCTTCGCCCGTCCCGATGTGGAAGCGCGCGCCTTGTTTCGCTGAATGAAATCCTCTTGCTTCTTAATGAACTCCTGCTGCTTCTCATAAGCATCAATATGCTGGTTCTTGTTCATGTCAGCCATATCAAGGAATTGCTCATAGTTGGCCGTATAGCGGGTCAGCTTGGCAAATTCAAGATGGTACACGACATTAACAACCTTGTTCATAAATTCAGTATCATGGGAAATCAGCAAAAAGGCATAAGGATACTGCTTCAGGTAGTTGGTAAGCCAGTCAATATGCTCCACGTCCAGATAGTTAGTAGGCTCATCGAGCAACAGCACATTCGGTTTCTCCAGCAGCAGCTTGGCCAGCAGCACCTTAGTCCGCTGTCCTCCGCTGAGCGAAGCGACATCACGGTCCAGGCCAATCGCCGTCAATCCCAGCCCGTTGCCCATTTCCTCAACCTTCACATCAATCAAATAGAAATCTCCGATATCCAGCTGTTCCTGGATTTCACCCATCTGTTCCAGCAGCAGTTCCAGCTCTTCCGGAGAGGCATCGCCCATTTTCTCGGTAATCGCCATCATCTCATTCTCCAGCTCAAGCAGCGGCAGGAAAGCATCCTTCAGCACATCGCGCACGGTTTTACCCGGCGTAAGATTGGTATGTTGATCCAGATAGCCATAACGCACCTTGGGAGTCCATTCCACTCTCCCGCTATCCTTCAGCAAAGTTCCGGTCAAAATATTCATCAGCGTCGATTTGCCGACGCCATTCGCCCCCACCAGTCCAACATGCTCTCCGTCGAGCAGCCGGAAATTCACATTCTTGAAGAGCTGCCGGTCTCCGAAGTTGTGGGAAACGTCTTCTACTGTAAGTAAACTCATAAATTCTCCGTAAGCTCCTATCTATATTTAAAAATAAGCAGTATTCTGTCAATACATACAACGACCATTTTAGCACAAGTAAGCGCCAGCCTGAAATAGGAATTTAACTGAATGAAAGATCTATTGCAATATAATTCCATTCATTTACGTTCTTTTCTGAAAAAAACCATAGCGTTTTTCAGAATTCTTCTTCACGCTTTCACTTAGCAGTTCATCCAGAACCTCCAGTAGCTTCCCTTTCCGTTGAAAAGGATCCTGCTGGAGCGGCAAACTGTATACCCTCCCAATACAAAGCGCCGATTCTAGCAGCAGCGCTGCAGATTTTCCAGCAAACGGCAGACAAATCCGCCACTGCGGCTGTGGTGCAAGCCCGCTGCGGCGCAGCCAGTGAAGAGTATCTTCCAGTCTCCATTCGGCTCCCGATGTAATCAGCATCGGAACATCGCTGGCCGTGAACGCCTCAAATGCACCCTCATATCCGCCTGTTCCAAGGTCAAGTACTATAAACTGATATCCCCTCTCCAGTATTTCTGTCATATTCCCATGTTCTGGACGCTGCCAGAAATGCAGCTCTTTCCATTCCAGAGGAAGAACTTTACTGGTGGGAAATCCCCCGGCCACCGGAAAATCAAACAGGCTGCGGATACGATCATAAACGGATGAATCCGGGCTGAAATCCACCCAGGCCGTCATCCCCCTCCTGGAAAGGCTGCTGGCCACTGCCAGAGAGGTATGTGTCGTGCCGAGGCCCGAAGCTGTCCCGAGCAGCGCCACAATGGTTGTTTTCCGTTTCGTCTCCGGGCCGGAAACCCGCATCTCCCGGAATGTGTAATTCTCAGCCGCTGCTTCAATCGGCTCCAGCGCACGTAGCACCTCCTCAGCGCTTTGATATCTTTCTTCGGGATGATGGCGCAGCAAACGTCTGATGACAGGAATCAGTTTATCCGGAATTACCCGGCGCAGCTTGGCCTCCATGCCCGGTTGCCAGCGGCTGTATTGACCGGCAGAAGCCATATACAATATTAGCGCTCCCAAACCATAGAGGTCCGTGAAAGGCCCGCTCTGTCCGTTGCCGTATTGTTCCGGTGCGGCGAAGCCGACAGTCCCCAGCTTCTCGGTATCTTCACCTGCACCGCTTCTGTAGCTGCGGGCAATGCCAAAATCAATCAGCATCAGCGAATTCGTCCCGGTCAGCATAATATTAGAGGGCTTCAAATCACGGTAAATAATCGGCGGTTGATGCCCGTGCAAATAACATAATACCTCCAGCAGCTGTTTGACATAGCTCATCAGCTGTTCAGTCTGTATCGGTACAGGATGCCCGGCCATATACTGGCTAAGGGTCACACCTTCGATATAATCCATAACCAGATAACAATATCCTTCTTCATCCGGAGGGTAGAAGTCGGCAACTCTCGGGAATAGCTTGTGGTTCAGCGAGATAAGCATATCTGCTTCCGCCAGAACGGATCCGTAATTCCCTTCGCCTTCAAAGCACATGCTTTCCTTCACGGCCCAGCGTTTGCCCGCCAGCCGTATATCCTCCGCCAGATATACATAACTCATTCCGCCCGTACCGATTAAAGCAGTGATTTGGTACCTGTCTCCAAGAACCTGCCCCACAGCAAGCTTCGATTCGTAATTCATCCTCATTTCCTCCTTGTCCCTAGCCTGATACAAACAAAAAAGAGGGAGAGCCACCGTTATACAAGCTTAACCCGGCGATTCGCCGGAAGCGTAGATAACGGGATGCTTTCCCTCTAATAACTAAATTATTTATAGAATGAACTAATGCTGTTACCTAAACAAAGATTCACTTAATACTTGATCATATACAGTGTAATCTCGTCACGGTTATGAAACAGCTGCTTCGCCCGCTGAATCTGCATCCGTTCACCTTCAAACATACTGATGATTTCCTTAATCATCGCCAGTGGCTTCTTATGCATTAGCTTCACTGTAACAACCGCCGTTCCACCTGGCGTGAGACTGTGCAGCAGCCCCGTAACCAGCTTCGCCATCAGCTTGGGGCTCCAGCTCATATCGCAGACCAGCAGATCAAACTCGTTCTCGCGGAATTTCACTTCACCCGCATTTTTGCGCAGAATCTTCAGTCCCGGCTGATTGCGCAGCGATTCATGCATCAGTGCCGGGTCAACGGCCGTCACCTTGAGGCCGCGCTCCAGCAGGAATGATGTCCAGCCGCCCGGAGAAGCGCCAATATCGACCGCATTGCGAAAGCTGGAGAACGGAATGGCAAATTCCTTCTCCGCTTCCATCAGCTTAAACTTCGCCCGTGAAATTTGCCCATCCTCCTTGCGGAAACGGATCATTCCGCCGTTCCAGCTGGACAGGTTGTCCTCAGGCCGGGATACTCCGGCATACAGCGCCTCTCCGTCTGCATATACAGATATAACCCACGCAGGCTCCTGTACGGTGAATTCCGCACCCAGACTCACGAGCTGCTCCTGCAGCCATTCCCGAAGCTCGCCGGGACTGTCCTGCCAGAAGGAGCTTCCGCCTTTGCGCACATGCAGCGAAACCTTCTCGCCTTCCAATTCTTTGCGCCGGCTCAGATAGGCTACCAGCCGTTCCAGGGCAGACGGGTTGCCCTGATCCTGGAACTGCACGGGCTGAATATGCCGCAGAAAGATCGGCAGGTTCTGCGCCAGCAGGCTGGATACCTCATCCGGCTCCGCCTCCAGTGTCGCCAAGAAGATCTCACCCGGCAGCAGCAGCGTACTCTTCACCGCGCCGAACAGGCGACGGAGCTCTTCCTGGGCATAAGGTGCAAAGCCGTGATTGGCGGTGCAGATATAACGTGAAAGGGTCTTTTCTTCCGGAGCAGCTGTCTGCTCACCGTTCTCTTGTATACTATCGTTCAAATCATTTGCCTCCAGGTCTGATTTTAATCCAGGGACGACCGCTATCCCATTCAACTTCTACGGGAATATCAAAAGTAGCCAAGATCATTTCTTTGGTTAATACTTCTTCTTTGGGGCCGGAGCCTGCCAGCTTTCCGTCACGGATCAGCGCCACATGGGTAAAGAGCGGCACAATCTCTTCCACATGATGTGTAACGTAAACTACGGATACATCACGCTGCTTCAGCTTGTCGATCTCGGCGAGCATTTTCTCCCGCTCGTAAAGATCAAGGCCAGCGCAGGGTTCATCCATAATCAGCAGCTTCGGCTCGGCCATCAGGCAGCGGGCCAGCATCGCCTTTTTGCGTTCTCCTTGGGACAAGGTGCCAAACGGATGATAGGCCATATCTCCGAGGTTCATCTCTTCAAGCAGCCTTTTCGCCTGATCCTGAACAGATTGTGGAATCGCCTGATAAAATCGCAGATAAGCATAAGCACCGGTAGCTACCACTTCCCACACGGGGTCGGTGAGCGACAGCTTTTCCATCAGTGACGGGCCGATATAGCCGATTTCCTTGCGCACTTCACGCAGATCGCACTGGCCGTATTTATAGCCCAGTACCTCAACGGATCCGCTGCTTGGAAACAAATAACCAGTCATCATCTCCAGAATGGTTGTTTTACCGGAACCGTTCCGTCCAAGAATAACCCAGTTTTCGCCTTGCTTCATTTCCAGCGACACATCGTCAAGAATCTGGCTTTGCTCCCGTCTAAGGGTAAGATGTTGTAAAGATATCATTTATGAGGTCACTCTCCTTATGTATTCCAGCACTTGTTCTACAGAACCCATTGCATAATGAATCTCCGGTTCAGAGCAGCGGTCCGCCGGGACCACCAGCAGTGCAGGGACACTTGAAATACGGTAGAGGTTCACGAGCTCCGGAAGCATGTTCACATTCCCGCCAGCCATTATCAAATCTTGGGGCAGCAGATGAGCCGCTACCTCCAGCATCCGCCGGGCAGCCTTACAGGTCCCGCAAAGCGGGGTATACAGAAAAACAGCAAGCGGTTCACGCCTCTGCTCCAGCAAACCCAGCAGCTCGGATTGATTCATTTCAGTAATTTCAGTCATATGCATCCCGCTCCTGCAGCAATTTCCATTAGCTTCTCAGCTGTGATCGGTCCATAATGCAGTACGCTTCCCTCAGGTCTTGCAGCATACAACAGCTCATACATTTCTTTGCGGCCAGCTGCACTTGAGGTATGCAGATAGATCTCCCGGGGATACAAGCCTTCCAGCACGATTCGTCTGGCCACTTCAGCCCCGTTGTAATCTTCCGGCCCCATATCATAATCCAGCGACAGGATACCGACCTCGCATTCACGCAAGAGCAGCAGACATTCTTCCGTTGTCCGGGCCAGTGTGAAGCCGGAAGGCAGCTTTCTTAGATCATCCATATAAATATTTATCACGGTCTGTCCTCCGCTTCATACCAGGCCAGCACGGCAGCAATCTCCTGGCGGTGGGTGCCGTCCGGCCCCTTTCCGGTTTCCAAGGCAACTGCCATGTGACGGAAATGCTCTGAGGTCAGCAGCTTCCGCAGATTCTCTGCACCAATATGGCCTTGTCCGATCGGCGCGTGCCTGTCCCGGCGCAGCCCATAGGGATAAAGGGAATCATTCAGATGTACGGCAACGAGATGCGGCCAGTAATTCAGCGCAGCCCCCCGTTCCAGCAGTTCCTCCGTATGCTGCGGATTCCAGATCCCCGATGCAAAAGCATGACAGGTATCAAAACAAAATCCGATCTTCTCCGGAAAGCGGCTAAGCTCGCGTACCTTAACCAGCTCTTCCAGCGTCATGCCTTCATTGCCATGATTCCCGGCCTGATTCTCAATCAGCAGTTTGGTCCGGCCATTCCAGGCGACCAGTGTGTCATTCATACATTGTATAATATTTTGATAGCCTTGTAACGGCTCTATTCCGGCAAAATGTCCGAAATGCACGACTATCCCCAGCGAACCGCAGGCCTCCGCGATTTCCAGATCATTCAGCAGCGACGCCACCATGATCTCTCGGGAAGCCGCACCATTGGTACCGGCCGCCATATTCGTCGGGTAAGGAGTATGCGCGATAGACACGATTCCCTTCTCCCTGCAGAAGGCAGCGCAGTCCTCGGCATCCCGCCTGTCCACCGGCTTCAGCTTCAGACTGCGCGGATTCTTCGGAAAATATTGAAAACATGCCGCACCGCTCTCCCAGGCGAACCGGGCCGCACGCCCGTATCCGCCGCGAATGCTGACATGAGCCCCGATTTTGGGGCTATTCTTCATGCTGGCAATCCGGGCAATAGAACACTTTACGCCCGGATTGCTCCGTCTTAATTATCGTTCCCCCGCCGCGCAGGCATGGTTCGCCTTCCCGGTCATATACCTTGCACTGGTCATTGTAAGAGCCGGTAACTGTATCGCCGGCCATAAACGGCATCTCCATATAGCCGCCGATTTCCGTTGCCTCCGTCAGTACCTTGCGGATACTGTCATACAAGCGTGTAATCGCCTCGGGTGATAGATTCTGAACCAATACCGAGGGCAGCAGCCTTGCCTCAAAAGCAATTTCATCGGCGTAGCAGTTGCCGATGCCGGCCATAACCTGCTGGTTTACGAGCAGGCTCTTAAGTGCGCCGCGGCGTCCCTTCAGCAGTCCTGCGAAACGCTCCGCAGTCATTCTGCGGTCCAGAAGCTCAGGACCCAGCTTGCCCATTGCCGCTTCGCTTTCCTTAACCGACAACAGATGAAGGTATCCGAGCCGCAGACCCATAAAGTATAGGATGTGCTCGCCGAAGGCCAATTCCACCTGTGTACTGCGATCCGGACGTTCTTCCTCTGTTCCATAGTAAAGCAATCCGCCGAGCATTAAATGCAGCAGCAGCCTGCGGCCATCGTGAAGGTGGAACAGAATATGCTTGGCACGGCGTTCTACAAACACAATGCGCGCACCTACCAGTGCGTTGACAAAGGCTTCAGTGTCCATATTTATTGTTTTTTCTCTATTCACAGTTACACCCGTAATTGGAACATTTATAAGATGCTGGCTTAGCAGCTTTCGGTAATTCTCCATTTCCGGCAGTTCCGGCATATTCACATCGTCCCTTCTAGGTTGGTAAAGCAATCACAACATTGACATTATACACCGAGCCTTGCCATAAGTTCAGCTAAATCAGCATAAATTTCATCTGGTGTTACGCCTGTTATTTGTTGATAATGTTCAAAATTGTCCGCTGTAGTCAGGCCGGTAAGCACCAATATCGTCCGGCAGCCGGCTTTTACCCCGGCCGAAATGTCAGTCCGCATATTATCCCCGACAACTACAGCCGTCTCTGGTTTAATTCCCAGCAGTGCAGTTGCATAGGTGACCAGGTGCGATTCCGGTTTGCCGATGACTACGGGGGACACACCGCTTGCGGCTTCAATCGCCGCCCCCAGTGATCCCGCTCCCGGCATGACCCCATCATCGGAAGGCAGCATCAAATCCGGGTTCGTCAGCACAAATTTCGCACCTTCCTGAATCCAGCGGGAAGCCTGCGCCAGTGAATCATATGTAAAAGAGCGGTAAATCCCTTGCACCACATACTCCGGTTTCTCCGTCACAATTAACAATCCTGCAGCTGTACAAGCTTCAATCAATCCCTCTTCCCCAAGTATCGCCACCCTTGCCTTTGGTGATTCCTCGGCAACATAACGTGCTGCAGCCATTGAGGAAGTGCAGACCTCTTCCGCCTTGGCTTCAATGCCCATCCCGTTCAGATGTGCGGCGACAGCCGCCGCTGTCCGTGACGAATTGTTTGTTACAAACAGAAAGGGGATTCCCGCTGAGCGCAGTCCTGCTATCAGTCTGTCAGCGCCGGGAATCATCACGCCTCCGTGAAATAATGTCCCGTCAAGATCAATCAGCAAACCTCCGATATCTTTCATACCGCTCCCTCCATCCCCAGAATATTAATTAATGCAATTAATAAATCACTCAATTAATTAACATTAAATGAACCGCAGCAATAGCAGACAAACCCGCAACTGTTCGGCATTTTCTCTATTGCTTCGTGCTGTTTTAACGAGTCTAATCTTTAAAATTTAACATACATCGTCGAACGATAGCGAACCGCTGTCCTGTTGGTCTTTTTATGGCAGTACAGTGTCATTTCCTGCGCTTTCCCGGAAAATAATTTAATTCCCCGGGCCATTTCCCGCTGGCTTCAGGGAGTTTCGCCGATACACCGGAAAGGTGCAGAACTCTTCTGCGAGCAGTGTATTCGGGAAGATCGCCTGCGCCTCTTCCAGCAGTGGAGCAAGCTCTTCCTGCGAAATATAACGTGAGCTGAAGTGTGTCAGTAACAGTTCCCGTCCTTCCGCTTCATGGGCAAGCATAGCCGCCTGCCGGGCAGTGCTGTGATGATATTGATAGGCCATATCCGCCAGTTCATGGGCGAAGGTTGCCTCATGTACGATAAGATCAGCACCCTGTGCCAGCGGTAGACTTCCCTTACAAGGCCGTGTGTCGCCCAGAATAGTCACGATGCGTCCTTTTTTCGGCTCGTTGACCACATCTGCAGCGCGAATGAGCGTCCCTTCATCGGTAACGACATCTTCACCTTTCTTCAGCTTGCCGTAAAGCGGCCCCGGCTTCAACCCATAGCTTCGAAGCAGTTCTGTATTGAGACTTCCCGGACTGTCTTTCTCTGTTACCCTGTAACCGTAGCTGTCAATCCGGTGCTCCAGCAGGCCAGCCTCCACCTTAAAGCTGTCGTCTTCAAACACGAGACCTCCGGTATGCTCTACAATATCAAGCTTATATGGAATACGGGACTGGCTGACGGATAATGAAATGTCCAGAAAAGCCTTCAGGCCCGGTGGACCATATACAGTTAGCGGAGCAGTTCCACCCTGATATCCGCGGCTCGACAGCAGACCCGGTAAGCCAAACAGGTGATCACCGTGCAGATGGGTAATAAACAGCTTCTCCAGCTTACCCAGCCGCAGTGGAGAACGCAAGACCTGGTGCTGAGTGGCTTCTCCACAGTCAAACATCCAGAAACTGCGCCGTTCCTCAAGCAGTCTTAGGGCAATTGAGGTAACATTGCGCTGTAGGGTCGGCACACCTGCATTAGTGCCCAGAAAATAAACCTCCATAATAATCCTCCTCTCTTTTTTCTGTAAAGACAAAAACATCTTCCTTACACCTATGAAATGCATTCTACCTCTTTTACGAAATGAAATCATCTTTCTCTGCATTTCTTCCGCTCCAGCTTCGTTCCCAGCAAAAAACCTCCCGATTACGGGAGGTTCCGCTTAGTAGGATTTCCACCTTCAGACCAGTCCATGGGGATTGGGAAGCTTACAGCTTCTCTACGTTGAAATACTGCGCTTCTGGATGGGCGAAGACCATCGCTGATACTGACGCCTCCGGCTCCATCATGAAGCCTTCGGTAAGATGGACACCGATATCCTCAGGCATAAGCAGCTTGAACAGCG carries:
- a CDS encoding winged helix-turn-helix domain-containing protein, producing the protein MNEVVVWFAPGAVLGSKESAEDRTRREEEHQFIELTLHELGLQTALSGDLEDLRLMLSREEPVLLLTELYDARGWEGWGIIADLRERGVFLPVVVISGGNSEGEVVAAFEAGGNEYLKKPLHAGEFKCRVMNLLWLTGHRRGHETRLKVDGLVLDPSRRLVSRDGNSLTLTPKEFDLLYYLAVHLGEICPRGEILKHVWGYHFQADTNVVDVYIRHIRLKVDKGHRNKLIHTVRGTGYVMRAPEGVETD
- a CDS encoding ABC transporter ATP-binding protein, with the translated sequence MISLQHLTLRREQSQILDDVSLEMKQGENWVILGRNGSGKTTILEMMTGYLFPSSGSVEVLGYKYGQCDLREVRKEIGYIGPSLMEKLSLTDPVWEVVATGAYAYLRFYQAIPQSVQDQAKRLLEEMNLGDMAYHPFGTLSQGERKKAMLARCLMAEPKLLIMDEPCAGLDLYEREKMLAEIDKLKQRDVSVVYVTHHVEEIVPLFTHVALIRDGKLAGSGPKEEVLTKEMILATFDIPVEVEWDSGRPWIKIRPGGK
- a CDS encoding ThiF family adenylyltransferase, which codes for MSHNEHEKESAVHSSGRDGRYSRQVRFTPFGIEGQQGLARSSVLIVGAGALGTGIAETLARCGVGRLILADRDYVEWSNLQRQQLYTEEDAIGRMPKAEAAKARLENINSEIKVEAHVLDVRAEELESLLHGVDLIMDGTDNFDTRLIINDMAMKYGIPWIYGGCVGSYGITYTILPGETPCLNCLLGTIPLGGDTCDTAGILPQAVQLVTANATAEALKLLGGRKEQLRNKLLTFDVWRNEHQEIGVKAAKKSDCPSCGSQPVYPYLTAANTERSDVLCGRDTVQIRPARRQKLNLQETADRLSRLGAGKVESNPYLVSYTDGPYRMVIFTDGRALIHGTSDIAAARSFYHRYFG
- a CDS encoding Fpg/Nei family DNA glycosylase → MPELPEMENYRKLLSQHLINVPITGVTVNREKTINMDTEAFVNALVGARIVFVERRAKHILFHLHDGRRLLLHLMLGGLLYYGTEEERPDRSTQVELAFGEHILYFMGLRLGYLHLLSVKESEAAMGKLGPELLDRRMTAERFAGLLKGRRGALKSLLVNQQVMAGIGNCYADEIAFEARLLPSVLVQNLSPEAITRLYDSIRKVLTEATEIGGYMEMPFMAGDTVTGSYNDQCKVYDREGEPCLRGGGTIIKTEQSGRKVFYCPDCQHEE
- a CDS encoding ABC-F family ATP-binding cassette domain-containing protein → MSLLTVEDVSHNFGDRQLFKNVNFRLLDGEHVGLVGANGVGKSTLMNILTGTLLKDSGRVEWTPKVRYGYLDQHTNLTPGKTVRDVLKDAFLPLLELENEMMAITEKMGDASPEELELLLEQMGEIQEQLDIGDFYLIDVKVEEMGNGLGLTAIGLDRDVASLSGGQRTKVLLAKLLLEKPNVLLLDEPTNYLDVEHIDWLTNYLKQYPYAFLLISHDTEFMNKVVNVVYHLEFAKLTRYTANYEQFLDMADMNKNQHIDAYEKQQEFIKKQEDFIQRNKARASTSGRAKSREKQLDRLERIERPEEAAKPTFSFKESRASGKTVFEGIDFEIGYDRPLLPKLNMTIERGEKIAIVGCNGVGKSTLLKTILGVLPAYSGKTYLGDFLSSAYFQQEVKAANITPIDDVWNEFSSLNQHEVRAHLARCGLKNEHITRPLSMLSGGEQAKVRICKLMMRESNWILFDEPTNHLDIVAKAELKRALQEYKGTILLVSHEPDFYEDWVTKTWDVEQWSAQSV
- a CDS encoding cyclic-phosphate processing receiver domain-containing protein — protein: MINIYMDDLRKLPSGFTLARTTEECLLLLRECEVGILSLDYDMGPEDYNGAEVARRIVLEGLYPREIYLHTSSAAGRKEMYELLYAARPEGSVLHYGPITAEKLMEIAAGAGCI
- a CDS encoding thioredoxin family protein, which gives rise to MTEITEMNQSELLGLLEQRREPLAVFLYTPLCGTCKAARRMLEVAAHLLPQDLIMAGGNVNMLPELVNLYRISSVPALLVVPADRCSEPEIHYAMGSVEQVLEYIRRVTS
- a CDS encoding Dabb family protein — encoded protein: MNNGTIRHMAIFTLKHPVNSEETAAFLRAGEDILSAIPVVRNFEVLRQVSAKCEYDFGFSMEFDNQEAYEAYNNHPSHQAFVRERWDTEVAGFQEIDFVK
- a CDS encoding deoxyribonuclease IV, with the translated sequence MKNSPKIGAHVSIRGGYGRAARFAWESGAACFQYFPKNPRSLKLKPVDRRDAEDCAAFCREKGIVSIAHTPYPTNMAAGTNGAASREIMVASLLNDLEIAEACGSLGIVVHFGHFAGIEPLQGYQNIIQCMNDTLVAWNGRTKLLIENQAGNHGNEGMTLEELVKVRELSRFPEKIGFCFDTCHAFASGIWNPQHTEELLERGAALNYWPHLVAVHLNDSLYPYGLRRDRHAPIGQGHIGAENLRKLLTSEHFRHMAVALETGKGPDGTHRQEIAAVLAWYEAEDRP
- a CDS encoding serine/threonine-protein kinase, whose amino-acid sequence is MNYESKLAVGQVLGDRYQITALIGTGGMSYVYLAEDIRLAGKRWAVKESMCFEGEGNYGSVLAEADMLISLNHKLFPRVADFYPPDEEGYCYLVMDYIEGVTLSQYMAGHPVPIQTEQLMSYVKQLLEVLCYLHGHQPPIIYRDLKPSNIMLTGTNSLMLIDFGIARSYRSGAGEDTEKLGTVGFAAPEQYGNGQSGPFTDLYGLGALILYMASAGQYSRWQPGMEAKLRRVIPDKLIPVIRRLLRHHPEERYQSAEEVLRALEPIEAAAENYTFREMRVSGPETKRKTTIVALLGTASGLGTTHTSLAVASSLSRRGMTAWVDFSPDSSVYDRIRSLFDFPVAGGFPTSKVLPLEWKELHFWQRPEHGNMTEILERGYQFIVLDLGTGGYEGAFEAFTASDVPMLITSGAEWRLEDTLHWLRRSGLAPQPQWRICLPFAGKSAALLLESALCIGRVYSLPLQQDPFQRKGKLLEVLDELLSESVKKNSEKRYGFFQKRT
- a CDS encoding SAM-dependent methyltransferase, whose protein sequence is MNDSIQENGEQTAAPEEKTLSRYICTANHGFAPYAQEELRRLFGAVKSTLLLPGEIFLATLEAEPDEVSSLLAQNLPIFLRHIQPVQFQDQGNPSALERLVAYLSRRKELEGEKVSLHVRKGGSSFWQDSPGELREWLQEQLVSLGAEFTVQEPAWVISVYADGEALYAGVSRPEDNLSSWNGGMIRFRKEDGQISRAKFKLMEAEKEFAIPFSSFRNAVDIGASPGGWTSFLLERGLKVTAVDPALMHESLRNQPGLKILRKNAGEVKFRENEFDLLVCDMSWSPKLMAKLVTGLLHSLTPGGTAVVTVKLMHKKPLAMIKEIISMFEGERMQIQRAKQLFHNRDEITLYMIKY